In Mustela nigripes isolate SB6536 chromosome 12, MUSNIG.SB6536, whole genome shotgun sequence, one DNA window encodes the following:
- the GRAMD2B gene encoding GRAM domain-containing protein 2B isoform X2 — MARKSQSPSDSVFQFDIPGSPRKAGSEAPHSSTDSPGSVFLSSEAENGVEEKKKICKSPTVQSPTPSIEAESPDQKRILSLRSKSSFDGTSLASDKNDCKAESKNESKMDRKKYSSSSQYKANMHFHKLFLDVPTEEPLRQSFTCALQKEILYQGKLFVSENWICFHSKVFGKDTKISIPAFSVTLIKKTKTALLVPNALIIATVTDRYIFVSFLSRDSTYKLLKSVCGHLDNTSVGNSPNPSSLENSFRADRPSSLPLDFNDEFSDLDGVVRQRRQDMEGYSSSGSQTPESENSRDFHVTESQTVLNVSKGETKPIRADAHVNRVPEGKAKSLPVHGQSETTGVLHKFKSQTCTTLHHILIFYAIVVCALIISTFYMRYRINTLEERLGSLTSIVDTHHQEQTAPSGLGSQVQLNVEVLCQELTANIMKLEKEEGVQEDWHRRTGPELNLTNISSPLLPIQNNLQKLLENGD, encoded by the exons ctcAGAGGCTGAGAATGGtgtggaggagaaaaagaagatctGTAAGTCGCCAACAGTCCAGTCCCCAACCCCGTCCATTGAGGCCGAGTCCCCAGACCAGAAGAGAATCCTTTCCTTGCG GTCCAAATCCAGTTTTGATGGTACCTCTTTAGCAAGCGACAAGAACGACTGTAAAgcagaaagcaaaaatgaatctAAGATGGACAGGAAAAAGTATTCGTCTTCCAGCCAG TACAAGGCCAATATGCACTTCCACAAGTTGTTCCTTGATGTCCCAACTGAGGAACCACTGAGGCAAA GTTTTACCTGTGCTCTACAGAAAGAGATATTATACCAAGGGAAGCTCTTTGTATCAGAAAACTGGATTTGTTTTCATTCCAAGGTCTTTGGAAAAGACACTAAG ATCTCTATTCCGGCGTTCTCAGTCACCCtcataaagaaaaccaaaactgccCTCCTCGTGCCAAATGCCTTAATTATAGCAACAGTCACAGACCGG TACATATttgtctccttcctctccagaGATTCTACTTACAAGCTACTGAAATCTGTGTGTGGACACTTAGAT aATACGAGTGTCGGGAACAGTCCCAACCCATCTTCTCTTGAAAACAGTTTCCGGGCAGACCGCCCTTCATCTCTGCCTCTG GATTTCAACGATGAATTCTCAGATCTGGATGGAGTGGTTCGACAAAGAAGGCAAGACATGGAAGGATACAGCAGCTCTGGTTCTCAGACTCCCGAATCTGAGAACTCTCGAG ATTTCCATGTGACAGAATCCCAGACAGTTCTGAACGTCTCCAAGGGAGAAACAAAACCAATCCGGGCAGATGCCCATGTGAATAGAGTGCCTGAAGGAAAAGCCAAGAGTCTCCCTGTACATG GTCAGTCAGAAACCACTGGAGTCCTACACAAATTCAAGTCTCAGACATGTACGACTCTCCAccatattcttatattttacgCAATTGT TGTCTGTGCACTAATCATCTCGACCTTCTACATGAGATACAGAATTAATACtctggaggagaggctggggtCACTAACCTCCATCGTGGACACTCATCATCAGGA ACAGACAGCACCATCCGGCCTGGGGTCACAAGTACAATTAAATGTGGAGGTCCTCTGCCAAGAGCTGACGGCTAACATAATGAAATTAGAAAAG GAGGAGGGCGTACAGGAAGATTGGCACAGGAGAACCGGCCCAGAATTAAACCTAACTAACATTTCTTCACCTCTCCTTCCG ATACAAAACAACCTCCAGAAGCTGCTTGAGAATGGTGACTGA
- the GRAMD2B gene encoding GRAM domain-containing protein 2B isoform X7 — MARKSQSPSDSVFQFDIPGSPRKAGSEAPHSSTDSPGSVFLSSEAENGVEEKKKICKSPTVQSPTPSIEAESPDQKRILSLRSKSSFDGTSLASDKNDCKAESKNESKMDRKKYSSSSQYKANMHFHKLFLDVPTEEPLRQSFTCALQKEILYQGKLFVSENWICFHSKVFGKDTKISIPAFSVTLIKKTKTALLVPNALIIATVTDRYIFVSFLSRDSTYKLLKSVCGHLDNTSVGNSPNPSSLENSFRADRPSSLPLDFNDEFSDLDGVVRQRRQDMEGYSSSGSQTPESENSRGQSETTGVLHKFKSQTCTTLHHILIFYAIVVCALIISTFYMRYRINTLEERLGSLTSIVDTHHQEQTAPSGLGSQVQLNVEVLCQELTANIMKLEKEEGVQEDWHRRTGPELNLTNISSPLLPELLSCYFQIQNNLQKLLENGD; from the exons ctcAGAGGCTGAGAATGGtgtggaggagaaaaagaagatctGTAAGTCGCCAACAGTCCAGTCCCCAACCCCGTCCATTGAGGCCGAGTCCCCAGACCAGAAGAGAATCCTTTCCTTGCG GTCCAAATCCAGTTTTGATGGTACCTCTTTAGCAAGCGACAAGAACGACTGTAAAgcagaaagcaaaaatgaatctAAGATGGACAGGAAAAAGTATTCGTCTTCCAGCCAG TACAAGGCCAATATGCACTTCCACAAGTTGTTCCTTGATGTCCCAACTGAGGAACCACTGAGGCAAA GTTTTACCTGTGCTCTACAGAAAGAGATATTATACCAAGGGAAGCTCTTTGTATCAGAAAACTGGATTTGTTTTCATTCCAAGGTCTTTGGAAAAGACACTAAG ATCTCTATTCCGGCGTTCTCAGTCACCCtcataaagaaaaccaaaactgccCTCCTCGTGCCAAATGCCTTAATTATAGCAACAGTCACAGACCGG TACATATttgtctccttcctctccagaGATTCTACTTACAAGCTACTGAAATCTGTGTGTGGACACTTAGAT aATACGAGTGTCGGGAACAGTCCCAACCCATCTTCTCTTGAAAACAGTTTCCGGGCAGACCGCCCTTCATCTCTGCCTCTG GATTTCAACGATGAATTCTCAGATCTGGATGGAGTGGTTCGACAAAGAAGGCAAGACATGGAAGGATACAGCAGCTCTGGTTCTCAGACTCCCGAATCTGAGAACTCTCGAG GTCAGTCAGAAACCACTGGAGTCCTACACAAATTCAAGTCTCAGACATGTACGACTCTCCAccatattcttatattttacgCAATTGT TGTCTGTGCACTAATCATCTCGACCTTCTACATGAGATACAGAATTAATACtctggaggagaggctggggtCACTAACCTCCATCGTGGACACTCATCATCAGGA ACAGACAGCACCATCCGGCCTGGGGTCACAAGTACAATTAAATGTGGAGGTCCTCTGCCAAGAGCTGACGGCTAACATAATGAAATTAGAAAAG GAGGAGGGCGTACAGGAAGATTGGCACAGGAGAACCGGCCCAGAATTAAACCTAACTAACATTTCTTCACCTCTCCTTCCG GAACTTCTCTCTTGTTATTTCCAGATACAAAACAACCTCCAGAAGCTGCTTGAGAATGGTGACTGA
- the GRAMD2B gene encoding GRAM domain-containing protein 2B isoform X8, protein MTELQQDVEDTKPAKVLAKRESRVGSAHSEAENGVEEKKKICKSPTVQSPTPSIEAESPDQKRILSLRSKSSFDGTSLASDKNDCKAESKNESKMDRKKYSSSSQYKANMHFHKLFLDVPTEEPLRQSFTCALQKEILYQGKLFVSENWICFHSKVFGKDTKISIPAFSVTLIKKTKTALLVPNALIIATVTDRYIFVSFLSRDSTYKLLKSVCGHLDNTSVGNSPNPSSLENSFRADRPSSLPLDFNDEFSDLDGVVRQRRQDMEGYSSSGSQTPESENSRDFHVTESQTVLNVSKGETKPIRADAHVNRVPEGKAKSLPVHGQSETTGVLHKFKSQTCTTLHHILIFYAIVVCALIISTFYMRYRINTLEERLGSLTSIVDTHHQEQTAPSGLGSQVQLNVEVLCQELTANIMKLEKIQNNLQKLLENGD, encoded by the exons ctcAGAGGCTGAGAATGGtgtggaggagaaaaagaagatctGTAAGTCGCCAACAGTCCAGTCCCCAACCCCGTCCATTGAGGCCGAGTCCCCAGACCAGAAGAGAATCCTTTCCTTGCG GTCCAAATCCAGTTTTGATGGTACCTCTTTAGCAAGCGACAAGAACGACTGTAAAgcagaaagcaaaaatgaatctAAGATGGACAGGAAAAAGTATTCGTCTTCCAGCCAG TACAAGGCCAATATGCACTTCCACAAGTTGTTCCTTGATGTCCCAACTGAGGAACCACTGAGGCAAA GTTTTACCTGTGCTCTACAGAAAGAGATATTATACCAAGGGAAGCTCTTTGTATCAGAAAACTGGATTTGTTTTCATTCCAAGGTCTTTGGAAAAGACACTAAG ATCTCTATTCCGGCGTTCTCAGTCACCCtcataaagaaaaccaaaactgccCTCCTCGTGCCAAATGCCTTAATTATAGCAACAGTCACAGACCGG TACATATttgtctccttcctctccagaGATTCTACTTACAAGCTACTGAAATCTGTGTGTGGACACTTAGAT aATACGAGTGTCGGGAACAGTCCCAACCCATCTTCTCTTGAAAACAGTTTCCGGGCAGACCGCCCTTCATCTCTGCCTCTG GATTTCAACGATGAATTCTCAGATCTGGATGGAGTGGTTCGACAAAGAAGGCAAGACATGGAAGGATACAGCAGCTCTGGTTCTCAGACTCCCGAATCTGAGAACTCTCGAG ATTTCCATGTGACAGAATCCCAGACAGTTCTGAACGTCTCCAAGGGAGAAACAAAACCAATCCGGGCAGATGCCCATGTGAATAGAGTGCCTGAAGGAAAAGCCAAGAGTCTCCCTGTACATG GTCAGTCAGAAACCACTGGAGTCCTACACAAATTCAAGTCTCAGACATGTACGACTCTCCAccatattcttatattttacgCAATTGT TGTCTGTGCACTAATCATCTCGACCTTCTACATGAGATACAGAATTAATACtctggaggagaggctggggtCACTAACCTCCATCGTGGACACTCATCATCAGGA ACAGACAGCACCATCCGGCCTGGGGTCACAAGTACAATTAAATGTGGAGGTCCTCTGCCAAGAGCTGACGGCTAACATAATGAAATTAGAAAAG ATACAAAACAACCTCCAGAAGCTGCTTGAGAATGGTGACTGA
- the GRAMD2B gene encoding GRAM domain-containing protein 2B isoform X6 gives MARKSQSPSDSVFQFDIPGSPRKAGSEAPHSSTDSPGSVFLSSEAENGVEEKKKICKSPTVQSPTPSIEAESPDQKRILSLRSKSSFDGTSLASDKNDCKAESKNESKMDRKKYSSSSQYKANMHFHKLFLDVPTEEPLRQSFTCALQKEILYQGKLFVSENWICFHSKVFGKDTKISIPAFSVTLIKKTKTALLVPNALIIATVTDRYIFVSFLSRDSTYKLLKSVCGHLDNTSVGNSPNPSSLENSFRADRPSSLPLDFNDEFSDLDGVVRQRRQDMEGYSSSGSQTPESENSRDFHVTESQTVLNVSKGETKPIRADAHVNRVPEGKAKSLPVHGQSETTGVLHKFKSQTCTTLHHILIFYAIVVCALIISTFYMRYRINTLEERLGSLTSIVDTHHQEQTAPSGLGSQVQLNVEVLCQELTANIMKLEKIQNNLQKLLENGD, from the exons ctcAGAGGCTGAGAATGGtgtggaggagaaaaagaagatctGTAAGTCGCCAACAGTCCAGTCCCCAACCCCGTCCATTGAGGCCGAGTCCCCAGACCAGAAGAGAATCCTTTCCTTGCG GTCCAAATCCAGTTTTGATGGTACCTCTTTAGCAAGCGACAAGAACGACTGTAAAgcagaaagcaaaaatgaatctAAGATGGACAGGAAAAAGTATTCGTCTTCCAGCCAG TACAAGGCCAATATGCACTTCCACAAGTTGTTCCTTGATGTCCCAACTGAGGAACCACTGAGGCAAA GTTTTACCTGTGCTCTACAGAAAGAGATATTATACCAAGGGAAGCTCTTTGTATCAGAAAACTGGATTTGTTTTCATTCCAAGGTCTTTGGAAAAGACACTAAG ATCTCTATTCCGGCGTTCTCAGTCACCCtcataaagaaaaccaaaactgccCTCCTCGTGCCAAATGCCTTAATTATAGCAACAGTCACAGACCGG TACATATttgtctccttcctctccagaGATTCTACTTACAAGCTACTGAAATCTGTGTGTGGACACTTAGAT aATACGAGTGTCGGGAACAGTCCCAACCCATCTTCTCTTGAAAACAGTTTCCGGGCAGACCGCCCTTCATCTCTGCCTCTG GATTTCAACGATGAATTCTCAGATCTGGATGGAGTGGTTCGACAAAGAAGGCAAGACATGGAAGGATACAGCAGCTCTGGTTCTCAGACTCCCGAATCTGAGAACTCTCGAG ATTTCCATGTGACAGAATCCCAGACAGTTCTGAACGTCTCCAAGGGAGAAACAAAACCAATCCGGGCAGATGCCCATGTGAATAGAGTGCCTGAAGGAAAAGCCAAGAGTCTCCCTGTACATG GTCAGTCAGAAACCACTGGAGTCCTACACAAATTCAAGTCTCAGACATGTACGACTCTCCAccatattcttatattttacgCAATTGT TGTCTGTGCACTAATCATCTCGACCTTCTACATGAGATACAGAATTAATACtctggaggagaggctggggtCACTAACCTCCATCGTGGACACTCATCATCAGGA ACAGACAGCACCATCCGGCCTGGGGTCACAAGTACAATTAAATGTGGAGGTCCTCTGCCAAGAGCTGACGGCTAACATAATGAAATTAGAAAAG ATACAAAACAACCTCCAGAAGCTGCTTGAGAATGGTGACTGA
- the GRAMD2B gene encoding GRAM domain-containing protein 2B isoform X3: MTELQQDVEDTKPAKVLAKRESRVGSAHSEAENGVEEKKKICKSPTVQSPTPSIEAESPDQKRILSLRSKSSFDGTSLASDKNDCKAESKNESKMDRKKYSSSSQYKANMHFHKLFLDVPTEEPLRQSFTCALQKEILYQGKLFVSENWICFHSKVFGKDTKISIPAFSVTLIKKTKTALLVPNALIIATVTDRYIFVSFLSRDSTYKLLKSVCGHLDNTSVGNSPNPSSLENSFRADRPSSLPLDFNDEFSDLDGVVRQRRQDMEGYSSSGSQTPESENSRDFHVTESQTVLNVSKGETKPIRADAHVNRVPEGKAKSLPVHGQSETTGVLHKFKSQTCTTLHHILIFYAIVVCALIISTFYMRYRINTLEERLGSLTSIVDTHHQEQTAPSGLGSQVQLNVEVLCQELTANIMKLEKEEGVQEDWHRRTGPELNLTNISSPLLPELLSCYFQIQNNLQKLLENGD, translated from the exons ctcAGAGGCTGAGAATGGtgtggaggagaaaaagaagatctGTAAGTCGCCAACAGTCCAGTCCCCAACCCCGTCCATTGAGGCCGAGTCCCCAGACCAGAAGAGAATCCTTTCCTTGCG GTCCAAATCCAGTTTTGATGGTACCTCTTTAGCAAGCGACAAGAACGACTGTAAAgcagaaagcaaaaatgaatctAAGATGGACAGGAAAAAGTATTCGTCTTCCAGCCAG TACAAGGCCAATATGCACTTCCACAAGTTGTTCCTTGATGTCCCAACTGAGGAACCACTGAGGCAAA GTTTTACCTGTGCTCTACAGAAAGAGATATTATACCAAGGGAAGCTCTTTGTATCAGAAAACTGGATTTGTTTTCATTCCAAGGTCTTTGGAAAAGACACTAAG ATCTCTATTCCGGCGTTCTCAGTCACCCtcataaagaaaaccaaaactgccCTCCTCGTGCCAAATGCCTTAATTATAGCAACAGTCACAGACCGG TACATATttgtctccttcctctccagaGATTCTACTTACAAGCTACTGAAATCTGTGTGTGGACACTTAGAT aATACGAGTGTCGGGAACAGTCCCAACCCATCTTCTCTTGAAAACAGTTTCCGGGCAGACCGCCCTTCATCTCTGCCTCTG GATTTCAACGATGAATTCTCAGATCTGGATGGAGTGGTTCGACAAAGAAGGCAAGACATGGAAGGATACAGCAGCTCTGGTTCTCAGACTCCCGAATCTGAGAACTCTCGAG ATTTCCATGTGACAGAATCCCAGACAGTTCTGAACGTCTCCAAGGGAGAAACAAAACCAATCCGGGCAGATGCCCATGTGAATAGAGTGCCTGAAGGAAAAGCCAAGAGTCTCCCTGTACATG GTCAGTCAGAAACCACTGGAGTCCTACACAAATTCAAGTCTCAGACATGTACGACTCTCCAccatattcttatattttacgCAATTGT TGTCTGTGCACTAATCATCTCGACCTTCTACATGAGATACAGAATTAATACtctggaggagaggctggggtCACTAACCTCCATCGTGGACACTCATCATCAGGA ACAGACAGCACCATCCGGCCTGGGGTCACAAGTACAATTAAATGTGGAGGTCCTCTGCCAAGAGCTGACGGCTAACATAATGAAATTAGAAAAG GAGGAGGGCGTACAGGAAGATTGGCACAGGAGAACCGGCCCAGAATTAAACCTAACTAACATTTCTTCACCTCTCCTTCCG GAACTTCTCTCTTGTTATTTCCAGATACAAAACAACCTCCAGAAGCTGCTTGAGAATGGTGACTGA
- the GRAMD2B gene encoding GRAM domain-containing protein 2B isoform X5: MTGAEAYPTEPPSSEAENGVEEKKKICKSPTVQSPTPSIEAESPDQKRILSLRSKSSFDGTSLASDKNDCKAESKNESKMDRKKYSSSSQYKANMHFHKLFLDVPTEEPLRQSFTCALQKEILYQGKLFVSENWICFHSKVFGKDTKISIPAFSVTLIKKTKTALLVPNALIIATVTDRYIFVSFLSRDSTYKLLKSVCGHLDNTSVGNSPNPSSLENSFRADRPSSLPLDFNDEFSDLDGVVRQRRQDMEGYSSSGSQTPESENSRDFHVTESQTVLNVSKGETKPIRADAHVNRVPEGKAKSLPVHGQSETTGVLHKFKSQTCTTLHHILIFYAIVVCALIISTFYMRYRINTLEERLGSLTSIVDTHHQEQTAPSGLGSQVQLNVEVLCQELTANIMKLEKEEGVQEDWHRRTGPELNLTNISSPLLPELLSCYFQIQNNLQKLLENGD, translated from the exons ctcAGAGGCTGAGAATGGtgtggaggagaaaaagaagatctGTAAGTCGCCAACAGTCCAGTCCCCAACCCCGTCCATTGAGGCCGAGTCCCCAGACCAGAAGAGAATCCTTTCCTTGCG GTCCAAATCCAGTTTTGATGGTACCTCTTTAGCAAGCGACAAGAACGACTGTAAAgcagaaagcaaaaatgaatctAAGATGGACAGGAAAAAGTATTCGTCTTCCAGCCAG TACAAGGCCAATATGCACTTCCACAAGTTGTTCCTTGATGTCCCAACTGAGGAACCACTGAGGCAAA GTTTTACCTGTGCTCTACAGAAAGAGATATTATACCAAGGGAAGCTCTTTGTATCAGAAAACTGGATTTGTTTTCATTCCAAGGTCTTTGGAAAAGACACTAAG ATCTCTATTCCGGCGTTCTCAGTCACCCtcataaagaaaaccaaaactgccCTCCTCGTGCCAAATGCCTTAATTATAGCAACAGTCACAGACCGG TACATATttgtctccttcctctccagaGATTCTACTTACAAGCTACTGAAATCTGTGTGTGGACACTTAGAT aATACGAGTGTCGGGAACAGTCCCAACCCATCTTCTCTTGAAAACAGTTTCCGGGCAGACCGCCCTTCATCTCTGCCTCTG GATTTCAACGATGAATTCTCAGATCTGGATGGAGTGGTTCGACAAAGAAGGCAAGACATGGAAGGATACAGCAGCTCTGGTTCTCAGACTCCCGAATCTGAGAACTCTCGAG ATTTCCATGTGACAGAATCCCAGACAGTTCTGAACGTCTCCAAGGGAGAAACAAAACCAATCCGGGCAGATGCCCATGTGAATAGAGTGCCTGAAGGAAAAGCCAAGAGTCTCCCTGTACATG GTCAGTCAGAAACCACTGGAGTCCTACACAAATTCAAGTCTCAGACATGTACGACTCTCCAccatattcttatattttacgCAATTGT TGTCTGTGCACTAATCATCTCGACCTTCTACATGAGATACAGAATTAATACtctggaggagaggctggggtCACTAACCTCCATCGTGGACACTCATCATCAGGA ACAGACAGCACCATCCGGCCTGGGGTCACAAGTACAATTAAATGTGGAGGTCCTCTGCCAAGAGCTGACGGCTAACATAATGAAATTAGAAAAG GAGGAGGGCGTACAGGAAGATTGGCACAGGAGAACCGGCCCAGAATTAAACCTAACTAACATTTCTTCACCTCTCCTTCCG GAACTTCTCTCTTGTTATTTCCAGATACAAAACAACCTCCAGAAGCTGCTTGAGAATGGTGACTGA
- the GRAMD2B gene encoding GRAM domain-containing protein 2B isoform X1: MARKSQSPSDSVFQFDIPGSPRKAGSEAPHSSTDSPGSVFLSSEAENGVEEKKKICKSPTVQSPTPSIEAESPDQKRILSLRSKSSFDGTSLASDKNDCKAESKNESKMDRKKYSSSSQYKANMHFHKLFLDVPTEEPLRQSFTCALQKEILYQGKLFVSENWICFHSKVFGKDTKISIPAFSVTLIKKTKTALLVPNALIIATVTDRYIFVSFLSRDSTYKLLKSVCGHLDNTSVGNSPNPSSLENSFRADRPSSLPLDFNDEFSDLDGVVRQRRQDMEGYSSSGSQTPESENSRDFHVTESQTVLNVSKGETKPIRADAHVNRVPEGKAKSLPVHGQSETTGVLHKFKSQTCTTLHHILIFYAIVVCALIISTFYMRYRINTLEERLGSLTSIVDTHHQEQTAPSGLGSQVQLNVEVLCQELTANIMKLEKEEGVQEDWHRRTGPELNLTNISSPLLPELLSCYFQIQNNLQKLLENGD, translated from the exons ctcAGAGGCTGAGAATGGtgtggaggagaaaaagaagatctGTAAGTCGCCAACAGTCCAGTCCCCAACCCCGTCCATTGAGGCCGAGTCCCCAGACCAGAAGAGAATCCTTTCCTTGCG GTCCAAATCCAGTTTTGATGGTACCTCTTTAGCAAGCGACAAGAACGACTGTAAAgcagaaagcaaaaatgaatctAAGATGGACAGGAAAAAGTATTCGTCTTCCAGCCAG TACAAGGCCAATATGCACTTCCACAAGTTGTTCCTTGATGTCCCAACTGAGGAACCACTGAGGCAAA GTTTTACCTGTGCTCTACAGAAAGAGATATTATACCAAGGGAAGCTCTTTGTATCAGAAAACTGGATTTGTTTTCATTCCAAGGTCTTTGGAAAAGACACTAAG ATCTCTATTCCGGCGTTCTCAGTCACCCtcataaagaaaaccaaaactgccCTCCTCGTGCCAAATGCCTTAATTATAGCAACAGTCACAGACCGG TACATATttgtctccttcctctccagaGATTCTACTTACAAGCTACTGAAATCTGTGTGTGGACACTTAGAT aATACGAGTGTCGGGAACAGTCCCAACCCATCTTCTCTTGAAAACAGTTTCCGGGCAGACCGCCCTTCATCTCTGCCTCTG GATTTCAACGATGAATTCTCAGATCTGGATGGAGTGGTTCGACAAAGAAGGCAAGACATGGAAGGATACAGCAGCTCTGGTTCTCAGACTCCCGAATCTGAGAACTCTCGAG ATTTCCATGTGACAGAATCCCAGACAGTTCTGAACGTCTCCAAGGGAGAAACAAAACCAATCCGGGCAGATGCCCATGTGAATAGAGTGCCTGAAGGAAAAGCCAAGAGTCTCCCTGTACATG GTCAGTCAGAAACCACTGGAGTCCTACACAAATTCAAGTCTCAGACATGTACGACTCTCCAccatattcttatattttacgCAATTGT TGTCTGTGCACTAATCATCTCGACCTTCTACATGAGATACAGAATTAATACtctggaggagaggctggggtCACTAACCTCCATCGTGGACACTCATCATCAGGA ACAGACAGCACCATCCGGCCTGGGGTCACAAGTACAATTAAATGTGGAGGTCCTCTGCCAAGAGCTGACGGCTAACATAATGAAATTAGAAAAG GAGGAGGGCGTACAGGAAGATTGGCACAGGAGAACCGGCCCAGAATTAAACCTAACTAACATTTCTTCACCTCTCCTTCCG GAACTTCTCTCTTGTTATTTCCAGATACAAAACAACCTCCAGAAGCTGCTTGAGAATGGTGACTGA
- the GRAMD2B gene encoding GRAM domain-containing protein 2B isoform X4 — protein MARKSQSPSDSVFQFDIPGSPRKAGSEAPHSSTDSPGSVFLSSEAENGVEEKKKICKSPTVQSPTPSIEAESPDQKRILSLRSKSSFDGTSLASDKNDCKAESKNESKMDRKKYSSSSQYKANMHFHKLFLDVPTEEPLRQSFTCALQKEILYQGKLFVSENWICFHSKVFGKDTKISIPAFSVTLIKKTKTALLVPNALIIATVTDRYIFVSFLSRDSTYKLLKSVCGHLDNTSVGNSPNPSSLENSFRADRPSSLPLDFNDEFSDLDGVVRQRRQDMEGYSSSGSQTPESENSRDFHVTESQTVLNVSKGETKPIRADAHVNRVPEGKAKSLPVHGQSETTGVLHKFKSQTCTTLHHILIFYAIVVCALIISTFYMRYRINTLEERLGSLTSIVDTHHQEQTAPSGLGSQVQLNVEVLCQELTANIMKLEKPGGGRTGRLAQENRPRIKPN, from the exons ctcAGAGGCTGAGAATGGtgtggaggagaaaaagaagatctGTAAGTCGCCAACAGTCCAGTCCCCAACCCCGTCCATTGAGGCCGAGTCCCCAGACCAGAAGAGAATCCTTTCCTTGCG GTCCAAATCCAGTTTTGATGGTACCTCTTTAGCAAGCGACAAGAACGACTGTAAAgcagaaagcaaaaatgaatctAAGATGGACAGGAAAAAGTATTCGTCTTCCAGCCAG TACAAGGCCAATATGCACTTCCACAAGTTGTTCCTTGATGTCCCAACTGAGGAACCACTGAGGCAAA GTTTTACCTGTGCTCTACAGAAAGAGATATTATACCAAGGGAAGCTCTTTGTATCAGAAAACTGGATTTGTTTTCATTCCAAGGTCTTTGGAAAAGACACTAAG ATCTCTATTCCGGCGTTCTCAGTCACCCtcataaagaaaaccaaaactgccCTCCTCGTGCCAAATGCCTTAATTATAGCAACAGTCACAGACCGG TACATATttgtctccttcctctccagaGATTCTACTTACAAGCTACTGAAATCTGTGTGTGGACACTTAGAT aATACGAGTGTCGGGAACAGTCCCAACCCATCTTCTCTTGAAAACAGTTTCCGGGCAGACCGCCCTTCATCTCTGCCTCTG GATTTCAACGATGAATTCTCAGATCTGGATGGAGTGGTTCGACAAAGAAGGCAAGACATGGAAGGATACAGCAGCTCTGGTTCTCAGACTCCCGAATCTGAGAACTCTCGAG ATTTCCATGTGACAGAATCCCAGACAGTTCTGAACGTCTCCAAGGGAGAAACAAAACCAATCCGGGCAGATGCCCATGTGAATAGAGTGCCTGAAGGAAAAGCCAAGAGTCTCCCTGTACATG GTCAGTCAGAAACCACTGGAGTCCTACACAAATTCAAGTCTCAGACATGTACGACTCTCCAccatattcttatattttacgCAATTGT TGTCTGTGCACTAATCATCTCGACCTTCTACATGAGATACAGAATTAATACtctggaggagaggctggggtCACTAACCTCCATCGTGGACACTCATCATCAGGA ACAGACAGCACCATCCGGCCTGGGGTCACAAGTACAATTAAATGTGGAGGTCCTCTGCCAAGAGCTGACGGCTAACATAATGAAATTAGAAAAG CCAGGAGGAGGGCGTACAGGAAGATTGGCACAGGAGAACCGGCCCAGAATTAAACCTAACTAA